A genomic region of Candidatus Methylacidithermus pantelleriae contains the following coding sequences:
- a CDS encoding pyridoxal-phosphate-dependent aminotransferase family protein codes for MDLRSPLTSFLPKRLLLGPGPSNVAPSVLAAMASPLVSHLDPFFLKIMEEVQQMLRKVFQTSHEMTFPASGTGSAGMEFCFTNLIEPGDEVLICVNGLFGERMVDMASRLGAIVRRIEAPWGQPIDPTELESVLRERPFKLVAVVHAETSTGVRNPVETIGRLVHENGALFLVDTVTSLGGMEVNLDAWGVDAAFSGTQKCLSCPPGLAPVSLSPRAVEVAQNRKHPCPSWYLDLFLLRAYWGKERAYHHTAPVSSIYGLHEALRLVLEEGLPARWERHKQAHLRLCQGLEELGLEFASEKGHRLWQLNAVKVPEGVDEANVRKVLLERFGIEIGAGLGPLRGKIWRIGLMGENARISVVERLLEALGEILHKQS; via the coding sequence ATGGACCTACGCTCACCGCTGACTTCTTTCTTGCCCAAACGATTACTCTTAGGGCCGGGACCGAGTAACGTCGCTCCGTCTGTTTTGGCAGCCATGGCCAGCCCTCTGGTCAGTCACTTGGACCCTTTTTTCCTCAAGATCATGGAAGAAGTACAACAAATGCTGCGGAAGGTGTTTCAGACGTCCCACGAGATGACCTTTCCGGCTAGTGGTACGGGAAGTGCAGGGATGGAGTTTTGCTTTACCAATCTCATTGAACCCGGGGATGAGGTGTTGATCTGTGTCAACGGCCTTTTCGGTGAAAGAATGGTTGACATGGCATCTCGCTTGGGCGCAATCGTGCGTCGCATCGAAGCCCCTTGGGGACAACCGATCGATCCCACCGAGCTTGAAAGCGTGTTACGCGAACGGCCTTTTAAACTCGTAGCGGTGGTGCACGCAGAAACCTCTACCGGAGTCCGGAATCCGGTGGAAACAATCGGTCGGCTCGTTCATGAAAACGGAGCTCTTTTTTTAGTCGACACAGTCACCTCTTTGGGAGGAATGGAAGTAAACCTGGACGCATGGGGAGTGGATGCCGCCTTTAGCGGAACACAAAAATGCCTGAGTTGCCCGCCAGGTTTAGCACCGGTCAGCTTGAGTCCCAGGGCCGTAGAGGTAGCTCAAAATCGTAAGCATCCCTGTCCAAGCTGGTATCTTGATCTTTTTCTCCTTCGAGCCTACTGGGGGAAAGAACGGGCGTATCACCACACCGCTCCTGTCAGCTCGATCTATGGCCTGCACGAAGCGCTGCGATTGGTGCTGGAAGAAGGTCTTCCGGCACGGTGGGAGCGGCATAAACAAGCCCACCTTCGCCTTTGCCAGGGGCTAGAAGAGCTGGGTTTAGAATTTGCTTCGGAGAAAGGCCATCGCTTGTGGCAGCTTAACGCTGTCAAAGTGCCCGAAGGAGTCGATGAAGCCAACGTGCGAAAAGTGCTTCTCGAGCGTTTCGGCATCGAGATCGGGGCTGGGCTTGGCCCTTTGCGTGGGAAAATTTGGAGGATTGGGCTAATGGGAGAAAACGCCCGAATCTCTGTCGTGGAACGTCTGTTGGAAGCCCTGGGAGAGATCCTTCATAAACAATCCTAA